A stretch of the Channa argus isolate prfri chromosome 9, Channa argus male v1.0, whole genome shotgun sequence genome encodes the following:
- the dnajb2 gene encoding dnaJ homolog subfamily B member 2 isoform X2, with the protein MVDYYNVLGVSKTASQDDIKKAYRKLALKWHPDKNPDNKEEAERKFKEVAEAYEVLSDTSKRDAYDRYGNERMRHTGTSSSDFSSDFPGFTFTFRSPDEVFREFFGGQDPFANFFDDFSSFGGSSSRLGPSRFFSFPSTGVEFTSFTSSMGGLDGMGSMAGGMGSFKSVSTSTRIINGKRTTTKKIKENGQERIEIEEDGVLKSVLINGVEDEMALALELSRREGQSHQTPQQPQIQSRLPAESRRSPYSAATHRSFSSAPFYNYDESLRGREDEEEDEDLQMALACSLSEMEANRRTTASDCISDSDFEAFTS; encoded by the exons ATGGTGGATTACTATAATGTCCTGGGAGTATCCAAAACAGCCTCTCAGGATGACATCAAGAAGGC GTACAGGAAACTGGCCCTAAAATGGCACCCTGACAAAAATCCAGATAacaaagaggaagcagagagaaagtTCAAAGAAGTTGCTGAGGCCTATGAAGTCCTGTCTGACA CGAGTAAACGTGATGCATATGACAGATATGGAAATGAAAGAATGCGACACACag GTACATCGAGCTCAGACTTCTCATCAGACTTCCCAggattcacattcacattccgTAGTCCAGATGAAGTGTTTAGAGAGTTTTTTGGTGGACAGGATCCTTTCGCTAATTTCTTTG ATGACTTCTCATCATTTGGAGGATCGTCCTCGCGACTTGGCCCCAGTcgatttttctcttttccatcaACTGGAG TTGAATTTACCTCCTTCACCTCTTCCATGGGTGGGCTGGATGGGATGGGCAGCATGGCTGGAGGGATGGGCAGCTTCAAATCAGTTTCTACCTCCACCCGCATCATAAATGGCAAACGTACCACCACCAAGAA GATAAAGGAGAATGGCCAGGAAAGAATAGAGATTGAGGAGGACGGGGTATTGAAGAGTGTCCTAATTAACG GTGTGGAGGACGAAATGGCTCTAGCTCTGGAGCTGAGCCGACGAGAGGGACAGTCCCATCAAACGCCTCAGCAGCCACAAATCCAAAGTAGACTACCTGCAGAGTCCCGACGCAGCCCTTATTCTGCAGCCACACATCGGTCATTTAGTTCGGCACCCTTCTACAACTACGATGAGAGTTTAAGGGGGAGggaggatgaagaagaagatgaggacCTACAGATGGCTTTGGCATGCAGCCTGTCAGAAATGGAAGCAAATCGGAGAACGACTGCTTCCGACTGCATATCAG ACTCAGACTTCGAGGCCTTCACAAGCTAA
- the dnajb2 gene encoding dnaJ homolog subfamily B member 2 isoform X1, whose protein sequence is MVDYYNVLGVSKTASQDDIKKAYRKLALKWHPDKNPDNKEEAERKFKEVAEAYEVLSDTSKRDAYDRYGNERMRHTGTSSSDFSSDFPGFTFTFRSPDEVFREFFGGQDPFANFFDDFSSFGGSSSRLGPSRFFSFPSTGVEFTSFTSSMGGLDGMGSMAGGMGSFKSVSTSTRIINGKRTTTKKIKENGQERIEIEEDGVLKSVLINGVEDEMALALELSRREGQSHQTPQQPQIQSRLPAESRRSPYSAATHRSFSSAPFYNYDESLRGREDEEEDEDLQMALACSLSEMEANRRTTASDCISGAGGRGRAMSDKARGAGVVNTKHLNVGANVEVIVEEKDQEHFVMGEKGTREQSSAVSPTTANTTLPTQCREEPKPAVKDSNRNVKKNKCGCVVC, encoded by the exons ATGGTGGATTACTATAATGTCCTGGGAGTATCCAAAACAGCCTCTCAGGATGACATCAAGAAGGC GTACAGGAAACTGGCCCTAAAATGGCACCCTGACAAAAATCCAGATAacaaagaggaagcagagagaaagtTCAAAGAAGTTGCTGAGGCCTATGAAGTCCTGTCTGACA CGAGTAAACGTGATGCATATGACAGATATGGAAATGAAAGAATGCGACACACag GTACATCGAGCTCAGACTTCTCATCAGACTTCCCAggattcacattcacattccgTAGTCCAGATGAAGTGTTTAGAGAGTTTTTTGGTGGACAGGATCCTTTCGCTAATTTCTTTG ATGACTTCTCATCATTTGGAGGATCGTCCTCGCGACTTGGCCCCAGTcgatttttctcttttccatcaACTGGAG TTGAATTTACCTCCTTCACCTCTTCCATGGGTGGGCTGGATGGGATGGGCAGCATGGCTGGAGGGATGGGCAGCTTCAAATCAGTTTCTACCTCCACCCGCATCATAAATGGCAAACGTACCACCACCAAGAA GATAAAGGAGAATGGCCAGGAAAGAATAGAGATTGAGGAGGACGGGGTATTGAAGAGTGTCCTAATTAACG GTGTGGAGGACGAAATGGCTCTAGCTCTGGAGCTGAGCCGACGAGAGGGACAGTCCCATCAAACGCCTCAGCAGCCACAAATCCAAAGTAGACTACCTGCAGAGTCCCGACGCAGCCCTTATTCTGCAGCCACACATCGGTCATTTAGTTCGGCACCCTTCTACAACTACGATGAGAGTTTAAGGGGGAGggaggatgaagaagaagatgaggacCTACAGATGGCTTTGGCATGCAGCCTGTCAGAAATGGAAGCAAATCGGAGAACGACTGCTTCCGACTGCATATCAGGTGCTGGGGGTAGGGGAAGAGCAATGAGTGACAAAGCCAGAGGAGCTGGGGTTGttaatacaaaacatttaaatgttggtGCTAATGTTGAGGTTATTGTAGAGGAAAAAGATCAGGAGCACTTTGTTATGGGAGAAAAGGGAACCAGGGAACAAAGCTCCGCTGTTTCCCCCACAACTGCTAACACTACACTTCCAACACAGTGTAGGGAAGAACCCAAACCTGCCGTAAAAGATAGTAATCGCAATGTGAAAAAGAATAAGTGTGGGTGTGTTGTTTGCTAA
- the LOC137132403 gene encoding tubulin alpha chain: protein MRECISMHVGQAGAQMGNACWELYCLEHGIQPDGQMPSDKTIGGGDDSFNTFFSETGAGKHVPRAIFVDLEPTVIDEVRTGTYRQLFHPEQLITGKEDAANNYARGHYTIGKEIIDLVLDRTRKLADQCTGLQGFLIFHSFGGGTGSGFTSLLMERLSVDYGKKSKLEFAVYPAPQVSTAVVEPYNSILTTHTTLEHSDCAFMVDNEAIYDICRRNLDIERPTYTNLNRLIGQIVSSITASLRFDGALNVDLTEFQTNLVPYPRIHFPLATYAPVISAEKAYHEQLSVADITNACFEPANQMVKCDPRHGKYMACCLLYRGDVVPKDVNSAIAAIKTKRTIQFVDWCPTGFKVGINYQPPTVVPGGDLAKVQRAVCMLSNTTAIAEAWARLDHKFDLMYAKRAFVHWYVGEGMEEGEFSEAREDMAALEKDYEEVGTDSVGEEDEEGEEY, encoded by the exons ATG CGTGAGTGTATTTCTATGCATGTTGGCCAAGCTGGAGCCCAGATGGGCAATGCATGCTGGGAGCTGTACTGCTTGGAGCATGGGATCCAGCCAGATGGACAGATGCCCTCTGACAAGACTATTGGAGGAGGGGATGACTCCTTCAACACCTTCTTTAGTGAAACAGGGGCAGGAAAACATGTTCCCAGAGCAATTTTTGTCGATCTGGAACCAACAGTGATTG ATGAGGTGCGTACAGGAACCTACCGGCAGCTGTTCCACCCTGAGCAGCTCATTACAGGAAAAGAGGATGCTGCTAATAACTACGCCCGTGGACACTACACCATTGGCAAAGAGATCATTGATCTGGTTCTGGACAGGACTCGTAAACTG GCTGATCAGTGCACTGGCCTGCAGGGATTTCTAATCTTTCACTCCTTTGGTGGAGGCACTGGTTCTGGTTTCACCTCCCTGCTGATGGAGAGACTCTCCGTTGATTATGGAAAGAAATCAAAACTTGAGTTTGCGGTCTACCCAGCCCCCCAGGTTTCCACAGCAGTGGTGGAGCCTTACAACTCCATCCTGACCACCCACACCACCCTGGAACACTCTGATTGTGCCTTCATGGTGGACAATGAAGCCATCTACGACATCTGCCGCAGGAACCTTGATATTGAGAGGCCGACCTACACCAACTTGAACAGGCTCATTGGCCAGATTGTGTCATCAATCACAGCCTCACTTCGCTTTGATGGAGCCTTGAATGTTGACCTGACAGAGTTCCAGACCAACTTGGTGCCCTACCCTCGTATCCACTTCCCTCTGGCCACCTACGCCCCTGTTATCTCTGCTGAGAAAGCCTACCATGAGCAGCTGTCGGTTGCTGACATCACCAACGCCTGCTTTGAGCCGGCCAATCAGATGGTGAAGTGTGATCCTCGTCATGGTAAATACATGGCCTGCTGTTTGCTGTATCGTGGTGATGTGGTGCCCAAAGATGTCAACTCTGCCATCGCAGCTATCAAGACCAAACGCACCATCCAGTTTGTGGACTGGTGCCCCACAGGCTTCAAGGTGGGCATCAACTACCAGCCTCCAACTGTGGTTCCTGGAGGAGACCTGGCCAAGGTGCAGAGGGCCGTGTGCATGCTGAGCAACACCACAGCCATCGCTGAGGCCTGGGCACGTCTGGACCACAAGTTTGACCTCATGTATGCCAAGAGAGCCTTTGTCCACTGGTATGTTGGAGAAGGCATGGAGGAGGGAGAGTTTTCAGAGGCCAGAGAAGATATGGCTGCCCTGGAGAAGGATTATGAAGAAGTTGGCACTGACAGCGTtggagaggaggatgaagagggagAGGAGTATTGA
- the LOC137132864 gene encoding tubulin alpha chain-like has protein sequence MWKVAIFILQLKIAACFLQRECISIHVGQAGAQIGNACWELYCLEHGIQPDGQVPNDKTIGGGDDSFNTFFSETGAGKHVPRAIFIDLEPTVIDEVRTGTYRQLFHPEQLITGKEDAANNYARGHYTIGKEIIDLVLDRTRKLADQCTGLQGFLIFHSFGGGTGSGFTSLLMERLSVDYGKKSKLEFAIYPAPQVSTAVVEPYNSILTTHTTLEHSDCAFMVDNEAIYDICRRNLDIERPTYTNLNRLIGQIVSSITASLRFDGALNVDLTEFQTNLVPYPRIHFPLATYAPVISAEKAYHEQLSVADITNTCFEPANQMVKCDPRHGKYMACCLLYRGDVVPKDVNVAIAAIKTKRSIQFVDWCPTGFKVGINYQPPTVVPGGDLAKVQRAVCMLSNTTAIAEAWARLDHKFDLMYAKRAFVHWYVGEGMEEGEFSEAREDMAALEKDYEEVGTDNMGEEDEGEE, from the exons ATGTGGAAAGTAGCCATATTCATATTGCAACTAAAGATCGCTGCTTGCTTCCTACAGCGTGAATGTATCTCCATTCATGTGGGCCAAGCTGGCGCTCAGATTGGAAATGCCTGCTGGGAGTTGTATTGTCTGGAACATGGGATCCAGCCAGATGGACAGGTGCCCAATGACAAAACTATCGGAGGAGGAGATGACTCGTTCAATACCTTCTTCAGTGAGACAGGGGCAGGAAAGCACGTTCCAAGAGCCATCTTCATTGACCTGGAACCCACTGTTATTG ATGAGGTGCGTACAGGAACCTACCGGCAGCTGTTCCACCCCGAGCAGCTGATTACAGGGAAGGAGGACGCTGCCAATAATTACGCCCGTGGGCATTACACCATTGGCAAAGAGATAATCGATTTGGTTTTGGACAGGACTCGAAAACTG GCTGATCAGTGCACTGGCCTGCAGGGATTTCTAATCTTTCACTCCTTTGGTGGAGGCACTGGCTCCGGTTTCACCTCCCTGCTGATGGAGAGACTTTCTGTTGATTATGGCAAAAAGTCTAAGCTTGAGTTTGCCATCTACCCAGCCCCCCAGGTTTCCACAGCAGTGGTGGAGCCTTACAACTCCATCCTGACCACCCACACCACCCTGGAACACTCTGACTGTGCCTTCATGGTGGACAATGAAGCCATCTACGACATCTGCCGCAGGAACCTTGATATTGAAAGGCCGACCTACACCAACTTGAACAGGCTCATTGGCCAGATTGTGTCATCAATCACAGCCTCGCTTCGCTTTGATGGAGCCCTGAATGTTGACCTGACAGAGTTCCAGACCAACTTGGTGCCCTACCCTCGTATCCACTTCCCTCTGGCCACCTACGCCCCTGTTATCTCTGCTGAGAAAGCCTACCACGAGCAGCTGTCAGTAGCTGACATCACCAACACCTGCTTTGAGCCGGCCAATCAGATGGTGAAGTGTGATCCTCGTCATGGTAAATACATGGCCTGCTGTTTGCTGTATCGTGGTGATGTGGTGCCCAAAGATGTCAATGTGGCCATCGCAGCTATCAAGACCAAACGCAGCATCCAGTTTGTGGACTGGTGCCCCACAGGCTTCAAGGTGGGCATCAACTACCAGCCCCCAACTGTGGTTCCTGGAGGAGACCTGGCCAAGGTGCAGAGGGCCGTGTGCATGCTGAGCAACACCACAGCCATCGCTGAGGCCTGGGCACGTTTGGACCACAAGTTTGACCTTATGTATGCCAAGAGAGCTTTTGTCCACTGGTATGTTGGAGAGGGCATGGAGGAGGGAGAGTTCTCGGAGGCTAGAGAAGATATGGCTGCCCTGGAGAAGGATTATGAAGAAGTTGGCACTGACAACATGggagaggaggatgaaggagaAGAATAG
- the LOC137132865 gene encoding tubulin alpha chain: protein MRECISVHVGQAGVQMGNTCWELYCLEHGIQPDGQMPSNKPIGGHDDSFTTFFSDTGAGKYVPRAIFVDLEPTVIDEVRTGKYRQLFHPEQMISGKEDAANNYARGHYTIGKEIIDSVLDRIRKLADQCTGLQGFLVFHSFGGGTGSGFTSLLMERLSVDFGKKSKLEFAIYPAPQVSTAVVEPYNSILTTHTTLEHSDCAFMVDNEAIYDICRRNLDIERPSYTNLNRLISQIVSSITASLRFDGALNVDLTEFQTNLVPYPRIHFPLATYAPVISAERAYHEQLSVAEITNSCFEPANQMVKCDPRHGKYMACCLLYRGDVVPKDVNVAIAAIKTKRSIQFVDWCPTGFKVGINYQPPTVVPGGDLAKVQRAVCMLSNTTAIAEAWARLDHKFDLMYAKRAFVHWYVGEGMEEGEFSEAREDMAALEKDYEEVGIDSFEGDEEGEEY, encoded by the exons ATG cgtGAATGCATTTCTGTCCACGTAGGTCAGGCTGGTGTCCAGATGGGGAACACCTGTTGGGAGCTCTACTGTCTGGAGCATGGTATCCAGCCGGATGGCCAGATGCCCAGCAACAAGCCCATAGGAGGTCATGATGACTCCTTCACCACCTTCTTCAGTGACACTGGGGCTGGGAAGTATGTTCCCAGAGCAATTTTTGTTGACCTGGAGCCCACCGTCATTG ATGAGGTGCGGACAGGAAAGTACCGCCAGCTCTTTCACCCTGAGCAGATGATCTCCGGAAAGGAAGATGCAGCAAACAACTACGCTCGTGGACACTACACCATCGGCAAGGAGATCATTGACTCTGTGCTGGACAGGATCCGTAAACTG GCTGATCAGTGCACTGGTCTTCAAGGCTTCCTGGTTTTCCACTCCTTTGGTGGAGGCACTGGCTCAGGTTTCACCTCCCTACTCATGGAGAGACTCTCTGTTGACTTTGGCAAAAAGTCTAAGCTTGAGTTTGCCATCTACCCAGCCCCCCAGGTTTCCACAGCAGTGGTGGAGCCTTACAACTCTATCCTGACCACCCACACCACCCTGGAACACTCTGACTGTGCCTTCATGGTGGACAATGAAGCCATCTACGACATTTGCCGCAGGAACCTTGATATTGAACGTCCATCGTACACCAACCTGAACAGGCTCATCAGCCAGATTGTGTCATCAATCACAGCCTCGCTTCGCTTTGATGGAGCCTTGAATGTTGACCTGACAGAGTTCCAGACCAACTTGGTGCCCTACCCTCGTATCCACTTCCCTCTGGCCACCTACGCCCCTGTTATCTCTGCTGAGAGAGCCTATCATGAGCAGCTGTCAGTTGCTGAGATCACCAACTCCTGCTTTGAGCCGGCCAATCAGATGGTGAAGTGTGATCCTCGTCATGGTAAATACATGGCCTGCTGTTTGCTGTATCGTGGTGATGTGGTGCCCAAAGATGTCAATGTGGCCATCGCAGCTATCAAGACCAAACGCAGCATCCAGTTTGTGGACTGGTGCCCCACAGGCTTCAAGGTGGGCATCAACTACCAGCCCCCAACTGTGGTTCCTGGAGGAGACCTGGCCAAGGTGCAGAGGGCCGTGTGCATGCTGAGCAACACCACAGCCATCGCTGAGGCCTGGGCACGTTTGGACCACAAGTTTGACCTCATGTATGCCAAGAGAGCTTTTGTCCACTGGTATGTTGGAGAGGGCATGGAGGAGGGAGAGTTCTCGGAGGCCAGAGAAGATATGGCTGCCCTGGAGAAGGATTATGAAGAAGTGGGGATTGACTCCTTTGAAGGGGATGAAGAGGGAGAAGAATATTAG
- the pofut2 gene encoding GDP-fucose protein O-fucosyltransferase 2 — protein MAYRVVHVPATFIAFVVLFLSFFVAFAECETANGENVFSASQTSTLQIATAKDLRYLLYDVNPPEGFNLRRDVYIRMASLVKTLRTNGDDWVLVLPPWGRLYHWQSPNIHQIRIPWGEFFSLTSLQANVPVIEYEEFIAENGGPFIDQVLVLQNYAEGWTDGKWEEKVDERPCIEKLMYSKDKQGYYRGWFWGYEQTRARNVTCISAQGHASIMAPVLQKNITVTSVMLDRAETLLHDHYAGKDYWDTRRSMVFAKHLRLIGDNFRTKYLNSTDDRDHTIYNEDWTRMKAKLGSAKGGPYLGVHMRRKDFIWGHREDVPSLKGAVKKMRSLMKKHKLDKVFVATDADEEELKELKKLLPDMVRFEPSTEDLELLKDGGVAIIDQWICAHARFFIGTSVSTFSFRIHEEREILGFDPKTTYNRFCGDAEKECEQPTHWKIVY, from the exons ATGGCGTACAGAGTCGTGCATGTACCAGCTACATtcattgcttttgttgttttgtttttgtctttttttgtcgCATTTGCGGAATGTGAAACGGCGAACGGTGAAAATGTGTTCAGTGCGAGTCAAACGTCTACTTTACAAATCGCTACCGCCAAAGATTTACG GTACCTTTTGTATGATGTGAACCCCCCAGAGGGTTTTAACTTGCGGAGAGATGTGTATATCCGCATGGCCTCCCTTGTCAAAACTCTGAGGACGAACGGGGATGACTGGGTCCTTGTGCTTCCACCATGGGGTCGCCTATATCACTGGCAAAGCCCCAACATCCACCAGATTCGCATTCCATGGGGAGAGTTCTTCAGTCTCACCAGCTTGCAGGCCAATGTGCCCGTAATTGAGTATGAGGAATTCATTGCTG AGAATGGAGGCCCATTCATAGATCAGGTTCTAGTACTGCAAAACTACGCAGAGGGATGGACTGATGGTAAATGGGAGGAAAAGGTTGATGAGCGGCCATGCATTGAGAAGTTGATGTACTCCAAAGACAAGCAGGGCTACTATAG gGGCTGGTTTTGGGGCTATGAACAAACCAGAGCTCGAAATGTGACATGTATATCAGCCCAAGGCCATGCCTCCATTATGGCCCCAGTTCTTCAGAAAAACATCACAGTCAC ATCTGTAATGCTTGACAGAGCAGAGACACTTCTCCATGATCACTATGCTGGGAAGGATTATTGGGAT ACCCGCCGCAGCATGGTTTTTGCCAAGCACCTGCGACTAATAGGGGATAACTTCAGAACAAAATATCTGAACTCTACAGATGACAGAGACCATACAATATACAATGAGGACTGGACTCGCATGAAA GCTAAGCTGGGCTCAGCTAAAGGTGGTCCATATCTGGGAGTTCACATGCGCAGGAAGGACTTCATCTGGGGTCACAGAGAGGATGTACCAAGCCTTAAAGGCGCAGTTAAAAAAATGCGCAGCTTGATGAAGAAACACAAACTTGATAAAGTTTTTGTTGCAACTGATGCAGATGAAGAAG AGCTGAAGGAGCTCAAAAAGTTGTTGCCAGATATGGTGCGGTTTGAACCATCCACGGAGGACCTGGAGCTCCTTAAAGATGGAGGCGTGGCTATCATTGACCAGTGGATATGTGCTCATGCAag ATTCTTCATAGGAACATCGGTTTCCACTTTCTCTTTCCGAATCCACGAAGAGAGGGAGATCCTGGGTTTTGACCCCAAAACAACCTACAATCGTTTCTGTGGGGACGCTGAGAAAGAATGCGAACAACCAACACACTGGAAAATTGTTTACTGA